Proteins encoded by one window of Blautia argi:
- a CDS encoding carbohydrate ABC transporter permease, which translates to MKKTKQMSIRKKLNTESAAGVICTMPFIIGFLLFMIVPMGISLYYSFCNYDILSAPQWCGLDNYIKMFTDDPKFWKSIGVTFYFALVSVPLRLIFALIVAMILVKSSKASAFYRAVYYLPSIIGGSVAVAILWKRMFAADGVVNKILSVFGFPADFAWLGNTKTAIWTLIILAVWQFGSSMLIFLSALKQIPSELYEAADVDGANKFNKFFKITLPLLTPTIFFNLVMQMINGFLAFTQCFIITQGKPMDSTLFYTVYTYFQSFKFYNTGYGAALAWVMLLLIGLITLVLFATKKFWVYDEGN; encoded by the coding sequence ATGAAGAAGACAAAGCAGATGTCCATACGGAAAAAGCTGAATACCGAGAGTGCAGCAGGCGTTATCTGCACCATGCCCTTTATTATCGGCTTCCTGTTATTTATGATCGTTCCCATGGGAATTTCCCTTTATTATTCTTTTTGTAATTATGATATCCTTTCCGCACCTCAGTGGTGCGGTCTGGATAACTACATTAAGATGTTTACCGATGACCCGAAATTTTGGAAATCCATTGGCGTAACCTTTTATTTTGCCCTGGTTTCTGTGCCGCTGAGGCTGATTTTTGCCTTGATTGTTGCTATGATTCTGGTAAAAAGCAGTAAGGCTTCTGCTTTTTACAGGGCTGTGTATTATCTGCCTTCCATTATCGGTGGTTCTGTAGCAGTGGCAATTTTGTGGAAGAGAATGTTTGCGGCAGACGGGGTGGTAAACAAGATTTTGTCTGTGTTTGGTTTTCCCGCAGATTTTGCCTGGCTGGGAAATACCAAGACAGCCATCTGGACGCTGATTATTCTGGCGGTCTGGCAGTTTGGTTCTTCCATGCTGATTTTCCTTTCTGCATTAAAGCAGATTCCGTCAGAATTGTATGAAGCCGCAGATGTAGACGGGGCAAATAAATTTAACAAGTTTTTCAAGATTACCCTGCCTCTTTTGACACCAACCATTTTCTTTAACCTGGTTATGCAGATGATAAACGGATTCCTTGCCTTTACCCAGTGCTTTATTATTACACAGGGAAAACCTATGGATTCCACTTTGTTTTACACCGTATACACCTATTTCCAGTCCTTTAAATTCTACAACACAGGATACGGCGCAGCCCTTGCCTGGGTTATGCTGCTGCTTATTGGGCTGATTACACTGGTGCTGTTTGCAACAAAGAAATTTTGGGTTTACGATGAAGGGAATTAA
- a CDS encoding sensor histidine kinase, with translation MFCKIREKVANAPLSKKFLMMLLPGILLFAFFILAGFLLIIRSGNHMLYQTSGELLSYSAKDISRNLQSVQGMANFILEDSTMQTALSESKDQKENKIPSDAYNRIHATLNTYYQKYKSHYVDYVQVVNNKFSVLSSGIDSHVLPPELQKELIETARVQDGRLCWITDYCDTYGIFLVRSLRRIEHLKLDELGVLIINVNIKNMIEDISAPNRTQDSVSYILCEDSQTLYAPPALKDYQKSALEQIPDGEYSIQKIAEKRYFTIRGRIAATGWDYFCLSPYESMYKNFRFFQQLFIFLLFCSLLLCILLTKALLKPLVAHFDLLITKIKAFGNEKFEIIHCPYSYENRYDEIGLLHQQFDSMALKIQTLIRENYENKLLAKESQLKALEMQINPHFLYNTLQTINWRGKLLKDEPISLMTESLGKLLRITLSRKNKDSTLAQELELVRYYMNIQGIRFEDTLQYKVNIPPELLDTYLPKFTLQPLIENAIHYTLEDDSDECFISIQAHQELCGIVITVSNTESRFEEHLLEKLLSKEILPNGFGIGILNVHKRLELAFGDACSLEFINEENFATVKITVPDRNGGKKEKRTCFDY, from the coding sequence ATGTTTTGTAAAATAAGAGAAAAAGTTGCAAATGCACCTTTATCAAAGAAATTTTTAATGATGCTGCTTCCGGGTATTCTTTTGTTTGCATTTTTTATCCTTGCAGGCTTTCTCCTGATTATCCGCTCCGGCAACCATATGCTGTACCAGACTTCCGGAGAACTGCTCTCCTATTCTGCTAAAGATATTTCCCGGAATCTTCAGTCCGTACAGGGTATGGCAAACTTTATTCTGGAAGACTCTACCATGCAGACCGCTCTTTCAGAAAGCAAAGACCAGAAAGAAAATAAGATTCCTTCTGATGCGTATAACCGGATTCACGCAACATTAAATACCTACTATCAGAAATATAAGTCCCACTATGTGGACTATGTACAGGTAGTCAACAATAAATTTTCCGTCCTGTCCTCTGGTATTGACTCTCACGTTCTTCCTCCTGAACTGCAGAAAGAACTAATCGAAACTGCCCGGGTACAAGACGGACGACTTTGCTGGATTACGGATTACTGCGATACTTATGGAATTTTTCTGGTGAGAAGTCTTAGAAGGATTGAGCATCTGAAACTGGACGAACTGGGGGTACTGATTATTAATGTCAACATCAAAAATATGATAGAAGATATTTCTGCTCCAAACCGGACACAGGATTCTGTTTCTTATATTTTATGTGAGGACAGCCAAACCCTCTATGCGCCGCCTGCCTTAAAGGATTATCAAAAATCTGCCCTGGAGCAGATTCCAGACGGAGAATACTCTATTCAAAAAATAGCCGAAAAACGCTACTTTACCATACGAGGACGTATTGCAGCTACCGGTTGGGATTACTTTTGTCTTTCTCCTTATGAAAGCATGTACAAAAATTTCCGGTTTTTCCAACAGCTTTTTATTTTTCTTTTGTTTTGCAGCCTTCTGCTCTGTATTTTGCTCACCAAAGCGCTTCTAAAACCTCTGGTGGCACACTTTGATTTATTAATCACAAAAATTAAGGCATTTGGCAATGAAAAATTTGAAATTATCCACTGTCCTTATTCTTATGAAAATCGTTATGATGAAATCGGTCTGCTTCACCAGCAGTTTGATTCCATGGCACTGAAAATACAAACCCTTATCCGGGAAAATTATGAAAACAAGCTGCTGGCGAAGGAATCTCAGTTAAAAGCTCTGGAAATGCAGATTAACCCTCATTTTCTGTATAACACTCTGCAGACCATAAACTGGAGAGGCAAGCTGTTAAAAGATGAACCCATTTCCCTGATGACCGAATCACTGGGCAAACTGCTGCGGATTACTCTCAGCCGGAAAAACAAGGACTCCACCCTGGCGCAGGAACTGGAACTGGTAAGATACTATATGAACATTCAGGGAATCCGGTTTGAGGACACCCTCCAATACAAGGTAAACATACCGCCTGAGCTTTTGGATACTTATCTGCCCAAGTTTACCCTGCAGCCTCTGATTGAAAACGCCATTCACTATACCCTGGAAGATGACAGCGATGAATGCTTTATTTCCATTCAGGCTCATCAGGAACTCTGCGGTATTGTCATCACTGTTTCCAACACGGAATCCCGTTTTGAAGAGCATCTTTTAGAAAAACTGCTTTCAAAGGAAATCCTTCCAAACGGATTTGGCATTGGTATTTTAAATGTTCACAAACGACTGGAACTTGCATTTGGAGATGCCTGCAGTCTGGAATTTATCAACGAAGAAAATTTTGCAACTGTAAAAATAACCGTACCTGACAGGAACGGAGGAAAAAAGGAGAAACGGACATGCTTCGATTACTGA
- a CDS encoding NCS2 family permease — MKNWFEKQFKLSEFHTNVKTELLAGITTFVTMAYVLATVPNILSGAGFDKHVMLTVMVLLIILTSCAMALYTNRPFALAPGLGSVGIVASMISNEGISAPVAAGVIFWSGVLFILISFLGLREAVVRVIPVSLKHAVSAGIGLFIALLGAKNCGLIIANADKNNLAFGELTSPSVLVAVIGFFLLLVIKVRNVPGGMILAILITTVIGIPFGVTKLPESIFSLPANIGEQFLNIDFIGALDFAYIPFLIALFVPDFFSTFGTVLGVGATAGYLDENGNLPGIDKCFKVDAIATSFGALFGMPSMTTYLESSAGVEAGGKTGLTVIFTSICFGLALFLAPLALIIPSAATSPVLIFIGINMLSGMRNIDYSDITEYIPAFICVTFTIFANNIANGICVALPAYLLMKIAAGKMKKIEPVMYVLVAVCLLYFYTLV; from the coding sequence ATGAAAAATTGGTTTGAAAAACAATTTAAACTTTCAGAATTTCACACGAATGTGAAAACAGAATTGCTGGCAGGAATTACCACGTTTGTCACAATGGCCTATGTTTTAGCAACTGTTCCGAACATCTTAAGCGGTGCTGGTTTTGACAAACATGTGATGCTGACTGTTATGGTACTGCTTATTATTCTTACAAGCTGCGCCATGGCTCTTTATACAAATCGTCCGTTTGCTCTTGCACCGGGACTGGGAAGTGTTGGGATTGTAGCCTCTATGATTTCAAACGAAGGAATCAGTGCGCCTGTTGCGGCAGGAGTTATTTTCTGGAGTGGAGTTTTATTTATACTGATTTCTTTCCTGGGGCTTAGAGAAGCAGTTGTCCGTGTGATTCCGGTCAGCTTAAAACACGCAGTCAGTGCCGGAATCGGCCTTTTTATCGCATTATTAGGCGCTAAAAACTGTGGTCTTATTATTGCAAATGCAGACAAAAACAATCTTGCTTTTGGAGAGCTGACTTCTCCTTCTGTACTGGTTGCTGTCATTGGATTTTTCCTTCTTCTTGTCATCAAAGTCAGAAATGTACCTGGTGGTATGATTTTGGCGATTCTTATTACAACCGTAATCGGAATTCCTTTTGGTGTAACGAAATTACCGGAGAGTATTTTTTCCCTTCCGGCAAATATCGGAGAACAGTTTTTAAACATTGATTTTATAGGAGCTTTAGATTTTGCCTATATTCCATTCTTAATTGCCTTGTTTGTACCGGATTTTTTCTCAACATTTGGAACTGTATTAGGCGTTGGGGCAACAGCAGGATATTTGGACGAGAATGGAAACCTTCCCGGAATCGACAAATGTTTTAAAGTTGATGCGATAGCTACAAGCTTTGGCGCATTATTCGGTATGCCAAGTATGACAACTTATCTGGAATCCTCTGCCGGAGTAGAGGCAGGCGGTAAGACAGGTCTTACTGTGATTTTCACAAGCATCTGTTTTGGACTTGCTCTGTTTCTTGCGCCGCTGGCTCTTATTATTCCATCAGCAGCAACCAGTCCGGTTTTGATTTTTATCGGAATTAATATGTTAAGCGGAATGAGAAATATTGATTATTCAGATATTACAGAATATATTCCTGCATTTATCTGTGTGACCTTCACTATTTTTGCAAATAATATTGCAAATGGTATTTGTGTAGCGCTTCCAGCTTATTTACTCATGAAAATCGCAGCCGGAAAAATGAAAAAAATCGAACCAGTTATGTATGTATTAGTAGCGGTTTGTCTGCTCTATTTCTACACACTTGTTTAG
- a CDS encoding LysR family transcriptional regulator yields the protein MNFTELNYILCIAKHQNLTKAAQELYVSQPTLTKYLQKLEREMDGKLFSRSGNSYTPTYLGRRYMEYAKKVLAVNQDWEKELQDLTSHSEGELNIAFPLMRSSCMVPQIMQIFHEKYPGVKVNLLEEAYAIQERLLLDDQLDFAIFNEVKPHSKLEYETLFHEEILLVMPEDHPLASMGNEKEGYPWIDLKLLKDEPFVLHFPEQNTGQIALELFAKYHIQPPVSIRSRNTVTCVKLCQRGFGMCFIPENYMKNLELKKSPACFSIGEQGVFSTLSIAYRKGAYLPVYAKDFINIAREYM from the coding sequence ATGAATTTTACAGAATTAAACTATATCCTATGTATTGCAAAGCATCAAAATTTAACGAAAGCCGCACAGGAGCTATATGTTTCCCAGCCAACACTTACGAAATATTTACAAAAACTAGAGCGAGAAATGGACGGAAAATTATTCAGTCGAAGCGGTAACAGTTATACGCCTACCTATCTCGGAAGAAGATACATGGAATATGCAAAAAAGGTGCTGGCAGTGAATCAGGACTGGGAAAAAGAATTACAGGATTTAACTTCTCACAGCGAAGGAGAACTGAATATTGCCTTTCCACTTATGCGAAGTTCCTGTATGGTTCCCCAGATTATGCAGATTTTTCATGAAAAATATCCGGGAGTAAAAGTAAATCTTCTTGAAGAAGCTTATGCAATACAAGAAAGGCTGCTCCTGGACGATCAGCTGGATTTTGCGATTTTCAATGAAGTAAAGCCTCATTCTAAATTGGAATACGAAACCCTGTTTCATGAAGAAATCTTGCTGGTCATGCCGGAAGACCACCCACTGGCTTCTATGGGAAATGAAAAAGAAGGCTATCCGTGGATAGATTTAAAACTACTGAAAGATGAGCCCTTTGTCCTGCATTTTCCGGAACAGAATACAGGACAGATAGCATTGGAGCTGTTTGCAAAATACCATATCCAACCGCCGGTTTCAATCAGAAGCCGAAATACTGTAACTTGTGTAAAATTGTGTCAACGTGGATTTGGAATGTGTTTCATACCTGAAAATTATATGAAAAACCTGGAATTGAAAAAGAGTCCGGCCTGCTTCTCTATCGGAGAACAGGGAGTATTTAGTACATTGTCCATTGCATACCGCAAAGGCGCATATCTTCCGGTATATGCAAAGGATTTTATTAATATTGCGCGGGAATATATGTGA
- a CDS encoding ABC transporter substrate-binding protein: MKRRILAVVLGMAMVCSMAACGGSSGEKESNDAKKEDSGKMTFAWWGNQVRNERTSKILEMYSEENPGVTFDGQFSEWNDYWNKLATASAGHTMPDIVQMDLQYYDQYVKNGLLLDLTPYIEDGTLNLEDADESILESAKVDGKTYAVCNGVNAPALLYNKTALDKAGIEVKDGMTMDEFVELSKEIKEKTGLRTNIGYNHETLPEYWLRAKDQIFFEEGKLGAKSPEDINTIFALEEQAVKEGWHVDPSVFTEITIGSAEQDPMVYGSSEDSMSWCAFAYSNQLAAIQQAAPEGVEIGITTWPSDDLTKSNYLKPSQFFAVTTDCKNPEEAVKVLDYITNSVECNKVLLGERGVPISQKVSEAITPELDETNQKIVRYINEVVTPSCTTINPAAPNGANEVYDLLKNLEEQVLYGQISADDAAKQLFEEGNAFMEAGAQ; encoded by the coding sequence ATGAAAAGAAGAATATTAGCAGTGGTTTTAGGTATGGCTATGGTGTGCAGCATGGCAGCCTGCGGCGGAAGCAGCGGTGAGAAGGAAAGCAATGATGCAAAAAAAGAGGATTCCGGGAAAATGACCTTTGCCTGGTGGGGAAATCAGGTGAGAAATGAGCGTACCAGCAAGATTCTGGAAATGTATTCCGAGGAAAATCCGGGCGTGACTTTTGACGGACAGTTTTCTGAATGGAATGATTACTGGAACAAGCTGGCAACTGCGTCAGCAGGACATACCATGCCGGATATTGTACAGATGGATTTGCAGTATTATGACCAGTATGTAAAGAACGGACTGCTTCTGGATCTGACACCGTATATTGAGGACGGAACTCTGAATCTGGAAGATGCGGACGAAAGCATTCTGGAATCAGCAAAAGTAGATGGAAAAACCTATGCAGTATGTAATGGCGTCAATGCGCCGGCGCTTCTTTATAACAAAACGGCTTTGGATAAAGCAGGAATTGAAGTAAAGGACGGAATGACCATGGATGAGTTTGTAGAACTGTCTAAAGAAATAAAGGAAAAAACAGGGCTTCGTACCAATATCGGATACAACCATGAAACTTTGCCCGAATACTGGCTGAGAGCAAAAGATCAGATTTTCTTTGAAGAAGGAAAGCTGGGAGCCAAAAGTCCGGAAGACATCAATACCATTTTTGCATTGGAAGAGCAGGCAGTAAAAGAGGGCTGGCATGTAGATCCAAGCGTGTTTACAGAGATTACCATAGGTTCTGCAGAACAGGATCCCATGGTTTACGGAAGCAGCGAAGACAGCATGTCCTGGTGTGCCTTTGCTTATTCTAATCAGTTGGCAGCCATTCAGCAGGCAGCGCCGGAAGGTGTGGAAATCGGGATTACAACCTGGCCGTCTGATGATTTGACAAAATCCAATTATCTGAAACCAAGCCAGTTCTTTGCCGTAACCACAGACTGCAAGAACCCGGAAGAAGCAGTGAAGGTACTGGATTATATTACAAACTCTGTAGAATGTAACAAGGTATTGCTGGGAGAACGAGGGGTGCCTATTTCTCAGAAGGTATCTGAGGCAATCACACCGGAATTAGATGAAACAAATCAGAAGATTGTCCGTTATATCAATGAAGTGGTAACTCCTTCCTGTACGACAATTAATCCAGCTGCACCAAACGGAGCAAATGAGGTTTACGATTTATTGAAGAACCTGGAAGAACAGGTGCTTTACGGTCAGATTAGCGCTGACGATGCTGCAAAACAATTATTTGAAGAAGGAAATGCCTTTATGGAGGCAGGCGCACAATAA
- a CDS encoding response regulator transcription factor has translation MLRLLIADDEKIIRETMCSIIDWKSLNIEVVGVCKNGLEAYDAILDEYPDIVLTDINMPKLSGLELIQKITQNRDNIQFIILSGYHDFSYAREAMRYGIKHYILKPCNEQEIIEAVQDAIKEHYRQLPSQNIGQNPLFSGEYLQKNLMYNILLQLLSSDLPTEKLPPLYESYLDFYHTPYHLCYVFFLEEVFVSSCISLIQSFFKSYGITASFAYIYVKNTLVFFFAEPPEGASFLPELGSFLEEKMPQTPCSFLEETYDALLPLLETLRRKVKRYETIYLYSGTHPITICNYNYVFQKTLEISDCLAKETEETAHKNLLEELKQLLLSVKDLDFLRSLVNSLLLRAMQTFTSLPAAELTNFMKFAASVSSNQEICDFLFEKLEVLYPAPVISGGNLKPFIQEILDYTNEHIGDCNLTLKWIVENQLFMNVDYVSRQFVLQTGIKFSAYLNELRIKKAKQLLINCDAEKIYTIAEQVGCGNNPQYFSHLFKKYTKMTPKEYIQKMKGEEGAS, from the coding sequence ATGCTTCGATTACTGATTGCTGACGATGAAAAAATCATTCGGGAAACCATGTGCAGTATTATAGACTGGAAAAGTCTGAATATAGAAGTGGTGGGCGTATGCAAAAACGGACTGGAGGCCTATGACGCCATTTTAGACGAGTATCCGGACATTGTGCTTACAGATATTAATATGCCGAAATTATCCGGGCTGGAACTGATACAGAAAATCACCCAAAATCGGGACAATATCCAATTTATTATTCTTTCCGGATATCACGATTTTTCTTATGCCAGAGAAGCTATGCGGTATGGTATCAAACATTATATTTTAAAACCCTGTAATGAACAGGAAATCATAGAGGCAGTGCAGGACGCTATAAAAGAGCATTACAGACAGCTTCCCTCTCAAAATATAGGACAAAATCCTCTGTTTTCCGGAGAATATCTGCAAAAAAATCTGATGTATAATATTTTACTTCAGCTTTTATCCTCAGATTTGCCAACAGAAAAGCTGCCGCCTCTTTATGAATCTTACCTGGACTTTTACCATACGCCCTATCATTTATGCTATGTGTTTTTCCTGGAAGAGGTCTTTGTCAGCTCCTGTATCTCCCTGATACAATCCTTTTTCAAATCCTACGGGATTACGGCTTCCTTTGCCTATATTTATGTGAAAAATACTCTTGTATTTTTCTTTGCAGAACCTCCCGAAGGCGCTTCCTTCTTACCAGAGCTTGGCTCCTTTCTGGAAGAAAAAATGCCCCAAACGCCCTGTTCCTTTCTGGAAGAAACCTATGACGCCCTTCTTCCTCTTCTGGAAACTCTGCGTCGGAAGGTAAAACGTTATGAAACCATTTATCTGTATTCCGGGACTCACCCCATTACTATCTGTAATTATAATTATGTATTTCAGAAAACCCTGGAAATTTCTGACTGTCTGGCAAAAGAAACCGAGGAAACCGCACACAAAAATCTTCTTGAAGAATTGAAGCAACTTTTGCTTTCTGTAAAGGATTTAGACTTTCTCCGCTCTCTGGTAAACAGTCTTTTGCTGAGAGCCATGCAGACTTTCACTTCCCTGCCTGCTGCCGAATTAACGAACTTTATGAAATTCGCTGCTTCCGTATCCTCTAATCAGGAAATCTGCGACTTTCTTTTTGAAAAACTGGAAGTATTGTATCCGGCTCCGGTTATCAGCGGGGGGAATCTAAAACCCTTTATCCAGGAGATTCTGGACTATACCAACGAACATATCGGCGACTGTAATCTGACCCTGAAATGGATTGTAGAAAACCAGCTCTTTATGAATGTGGACTATGTCAGCCGTCAGTTTGTCCTGCAGACAGGAATTAAATTTTCTGCCTATCTCAATGAACTGCGTATCAAAAAGGCAAAACAGCTTCTGATTAACTGCGACGCTGAGAAAATTTATACTATTGCAGAACAGGTTGGGTGCGGAAATAATCCCCAGTATTTCAGCCATCTGTTTAAAAAATATACAAAAATGACACCAAAAGAATATATCCAGAAAATGAAAGGAGAAGAGGGAGCTTCTTAA
- a CDS encoding carbohydrate ABC transporter permease, with translation MKKKKMHRKIIYHVIVTIFGLIMIYPLVWMIMSSFKDTNTIFTTAGQLIPEEFTLDNYINGWKGFAGVGFGTFFKNSLFISVVATVGTVFSSSIVAYGLARCRFRGKKILVVAMLLSMMLPAQVLMIPQYLWYQKLGWVNSYMPLIIPYCFAVQGFFTYLMMNFIQGIPRELDEAAKIDGCSYYGIFGRIIFPLMLPVLITSGIFSFMWRWDDFLSALLYINDSAKYPVSLALKLFSDPGSSSDYGAMFAMATLSVLPIMLIFIFLQKYIVEGISTSGLKG, from the coding sequence ATGAAGAAGAAAAAAATGCACAGAAAAATTATTTATCATGTCATCGTTACCATATTCGGCCTGATTATGATCTATCCGCTGGTATGGATGATTATGAGTTCCTTTAAAGATACAAATACTATTTTTACTACAGCAGGACAGCTGATTCCTGAAGAATTTACGCTGGACAATTATATTAACGGCTGGAAAGGCTTTGCCGGAGTAGGCTTTGGAACCTTTTTCAAAAACTCCCTGTTTATTTCGGTAGTGGCAACTGTAGGAACTGTTTTTTCTTCCTCTATTGTGGCTTATGGACTTGCCAGATGCCGATTCAGAGGAAAGAAGATTTTAGTGGTTGCCATGTTGCTTTCCATGATGCTTCCTGCACAGGTATTGATGATTCCTCAGTATCTCTGGTATCAGAAGCTTGGCTGGGTAAATTCCTATATGCCTTTGATTATTCCTTATTGCTTTGCTGTCCAGGGATTCTTTACCTACCTGATGATGAACTTTATTCAGGGAATTCCCAGAGAGCTTGACGAAGCAGCAAAGATTGACGGCTGTTCTTATTACGGGATTTTCGGAAGAATTATTTTCCCGCTGATGCTGCCTGTGTTGATTACTTCCGGTATTTTTTCCTTTATGTGGAGATGGGACGACTTCCTGTCCGCCCTTCTTTACATTAATGATTCAGCAAAATATCCGGTGAGCCTTGCGCTGAAGCTGTTCAGTGACCCGGGTTCCTCTTCGGATTACGGAGCCATGTTTGCCATGGCAACTCTGTCGGTATTGCCGATTATGCTGATATTTATTTTCCTGCAGAAGTATATTGTAGAGGGTATCAGCACCTCGGGCTTAAAGGGATAA
- a CDS encoding AI-2E family transporter encodes MEFNKKNMKNMMFLIVFAVLFYVGVQRIENLAAGFVFVGRIVFPFILGGAMAFILNLPMSFLEKRLFGKVKKRKLVRLASLVLSILFVLVVVQIVLLVVIPEVGTTVASISNNIEALLPELQKWAVSTFPDSEEISLWIQSLEFNWDKIIQTAIDFLKNGAGNVLNSTFTVAKTVINSLMNFCVAFVFACYILLQKEKLSVQVKKVLYAFVPVKFVKKTLKVASLSYKTFANFVTGQCLEAVILGTMFFIAMSLLKFPYALLVGVVIAFTALIPIFGAFIGCVLGTFLIFVSNPMQAIGFVILFLMLQQIEGNLIYPHVVGGSVGLPSIWVLVAVTVGGSLMGVVGMLIFIPLSSVVYALFREMVYKRLKERGIHDI; translated from the coding sequence ATGGAATTTAATAAGAAAAACATGAAGAATATGATGTTTCTGATTGTTTTTGCAGTCTTGTTTTATGTAGGAGTGCAGAGAATTGAAAATCTGGCGGCAGGATTTGTGTTTGTGGGCAGAATTGTCTTTCCTTTTATTCTGGGCGGCGCTATGGCATTTATTTTAAATCTGCCTATGAGTTTTCTGGAAAAAAGGCTGTTTGGAAAAGTCAAGAAGAGAAAACTGGTAAGACTGGCAAGTCTGGTGCTTTCCATTCTGTTCGTGCTGGTGGTGGTTCAGATTGTGCTTCTGGTAGTGATTCCGGAGGTTGGAACAACGGTTGCCAGCATCAGCAACAACATCGAAGCGCTTCTTCCGGAATTGCAGAAATGGGCGGTAAGTACCTTCCCGGACAGTGAGGAAATCTCACTGTGGATTCAGAGCCTTGAATTTAACTGGGATAAAATTATTCAGACAGCCATTGATTTCCTGAAAAACGGAGCCGGAAATGTATTAAATTCTACCTTTACAGTGGCAAAAACCGTGATTAATTCTCTGATGAATTTCTGTGTGGCATTTGTTTTTGCCTGCTATATTCTGCTTCAGAAAGAAAAGCTGTCTGTGCAGGTGAAAAAGGTGCTGTATGCGTTTGTGCCTGTAAAATTTGTAAAGAAAACTTTAAAGGTGGCTTCTTTAAGCTATAAAACCTTTGCCAATTTTGTGACAGGACAGTGTCTGGAAGCCGTGATTCTGGGAACTATGTTTTTTATTGCCATGAGCCTTCTGAAATTCCCGTATGCGCTTTTGGTCGGCGTTGTCATTGCCTTTACTGCGCTGATACCGATTTTCGGAGCGTTTATCGGCTGTGTGCTGGGAACTTTTCTGATTTTTGTTTCCAACCCCATGCAGGCAATTGGTTTTGTGATTTTATTCCTGATGCTGCAACAGATAGAAGGAAATCTGATTTATCCTCATGTAGTGGGCGGTTCGGTAGGACTTCCTTCTATCTGGGTGCTGGTTGCCGTTACCGTGGGCGGAAGCCTTATGGGAGTCGTGGGCATGCTGATTTTTATCCCGCTGTCTTCCGTGGTCTACGCTTTATTCAGGGAAATGGTATACAAAAGACTGAAGGAGAGAGGAATCCATGATATTTGA